From the Mastacembelus armatus chromosome 14, fMasArm1.2, whole genome shotgun sequence genome, one window contains:
- the LOC113143173 gene encoding CLOCK-interacting pacemaker-like: MCFVSPACCIAFFSSPALTYGFPSPSKAGSDSVHTDVDDKYSSVSELHSESSKSSDSSNNQSVNIAGHHIVLYEELTPTYVIKNLVVKPSRPQQRLHGPVTWGGGWHSLTSAKASTQLLLIQQPAMPIPSTSTPSSILAVPQGQVKKGGSHSNLNSYLSILNSYPHISPHPKKDSYESKGPTWVEGPKGSATEGQSQHKRVCIEEEKKEVVSMTSHLLKPQQHHKEGRVHSYSQYKGRGGHSLSTIQHKSHCFQKNIGSDSTGSPSISSSQTPSSPSSSKSASPPSSSPSSSTAHSPYHLPDNSPRQRHFLNTTEILNQLGLLAITLHAKELLKQNAATERDIAQLRQHTHFLWQIAEASQYGCNEGSGSLDKLLQAMRESGSYPNLDLKLLKLHSKS; the protein is encoded by the exons ATGTGCTTTGTTTCTCCTGCATGTTGTATAGCTTTCTTCTCTTCACCTGCTCTTACTTATGGTTTTCCCTCTCCCTCAAAGGCTGGCTCAGACTCTGTACATACTGATGTGGATGACAAGTACAGCAGTGTGAGCGAACTTCACAGTGAAAGCAGCAAAAGCtcagacagcagcaacaaccaaaGTGTGAATATTGCAGGCCACCACATTGTTCTTTATGAGGAGCTCACCCCCACATATGTCATCAAAAACCTGGTGGTGAAGCCG TCTAGACCACAACAGCGTCTGCATGGCCCTGTGACATGGGGCGGAGGTTGGCACAGCCTTACCAGCGCCAAAGCATCCACTCAACTCTTACTCATCCAGCAACCAGCAATGCCTATCCCTTCTACCTCTACCCCGTCATCCATTCTAGCTGTACCACAAGGTCAAGTCAAGAAAGGAGGCAGCCACAGCAACCTGAACTCATATCTGTCCATCCTGAATTCTTATCCTCACATTTCCCCCCACCCTAAGAAGGACAGCTATGAGAGCAAGGGTCCTACTTGGGTGGAGGGGCCTAAGGGAAGTGCCACTGAAGGTCAGAGCCAGCACAAAAGAGTGTGCAttgaagaggagaagaaggaggttGTGTCTATGACCAGTCACCTCCTGAAGCCCCAGCAGCATCATAAAGAGGGCAGAGTCCATTCCTATTCCCAGTATAAAGGCAGAGGAGGGCACAGCTTGTCTACCATCCAACACAAATCCCACTGCTTCCAAAAGAATATAGGCTCTGACAGCACGGGATCACCGTCAATCTCCAGCTCACAGACACCCTCATCACCTTCTTCCTCTAAATCtgcctctcctccctcttcatcGCCCTCTTCCTCCACGGCTCACAGCCCATATCACCTACCAGACAACTCTCCACGGCAGCGCCATTTCCTTAACACCACTGAGATCCTAAATCAGTTAGGCCTGCTGGCCATCACGCTACACGCTAAGGAGCTGCTGAAGCAGAATGCTGCCACAGAGAGAGATATTGCTCAGCTTCGTCAGCATACCCATTTTCTGTGGCAGATAGCCGAGGCCAGCCAGTATGGGTGCAATGAAGGCTCAGGCAGCCTCGACAAGCTTCTTCAGGCCATGAGAGAGTCGGGCTCCTACCCCAACTTGGACTTAAAGCTACTGAAATTACACAGCAAGAGCTAA